Proteins encoded in a region of the Candidatus Nitrosomarinus catalina genome:
- a CDS encoding dihydropteroate synthase, whose amino-acid sequence MTVPRVSSALKAVDLKQIPAPLIIGERINTQGSRKAKKLVLADDFDGLVDLARIQAEDGAHCLDVCVATTERSDEREFMLTLVKKLSLEIDAPLVIDSTDPEVIASSVNQIPGRPIINSINLEGDGSRFEKLAPVMAKYGLPAIALCIGPNGMAKTPQQKLDTAELLYETGKNYGLKIEQFIFDVLTFTLATGEDEFLDAGKNTLEGISLVKEKFPNCFTTLGLSNISFGLMPYARKIVNSVFLHHAVKVGLDSAIVNAKEIIPYGEIDSKEKKLAEDLIFNTYPDALSELISYFEKAGPQTSNNVKKVDVDPSWPPGKRANFRIVNRLKDGIQNDVVCAIADKLGKTDLILDKDGILSLDLPKDVTHAGAIKTLNEDLLPAMKEVGDKFGAGELILPFVLKSAECMKASVGELEKYLVKEEGTSKGKLVLGTVYGDVHDIGKNLVKTIFQNNGYSVYDLGKQVPLQKFLEKIDEVKPDAIGLSALLVSTSKQMQFFVEHARKNNMTVPILCGGAAINSNYINRIAKDGGIYDPGVFYCNTMFEGLKTMDTLISDDKPKLLEEWKTKLENWKEKSNTDVDPSTLPRSNVQPVTPPTPKIIGKPIRLKLDQINMAEVWTMIDKKSLFKLSWGLRGKAGSESEEEHEQLLTEWKMKLLRDKLIEPEIVYGYFKCHNNGQKLLVENPSGDDVEFDFPRSTRPEHLCLTDYFGDDDIVAFQSVTVGTKVADVLEKWNDEDKYSDAYYLHGLAVELAEALAQWVNVKIKSELELDKGGLRYSWGFPSCPDVSQHHLVWKLLQPEKSGMTITESGQIIPEQSTAAIVIHHPNAQYFVI is encoded by the coding sequence ATGACTGTTCCAAGAGTAAGTTCTGCATTAAAAGCAGTTGATCTTAAACAAATCCCTGCACCTTTGATTATTGGAGAACGAATAAACACTCAAGGTTCTAGAAAAGCCAAAAAATTGGTTCTTGCTGATGATTTTGATGGTTTAGTTGACTTGGCACGAATTCAAGCTGAAGATGGAGCACATTGTTTGGATGTTTGTGTTGCTACAACTGAACGTTCTGATGAACGTGAATTTATGTTAACTTTGGTCAAAAAATTAAGTTTAGAAATAGATGCTCCTTTAGTAATTGATTCAACTGATCCCGAAGTAATTGCATCTTCTGTTAATCAAATTCCTGGTAGACCCATTATCAATTCTATTAATTTAGAGGGGGATGGTAGTAGATTTGAAAAACTAGCTCCCGTAATGGCAAAGTATGGGCTACCTGCAATAGCTTTATGCATCGGTCCAAATGGAATGGCAAAAACTCCTCAACAAAAACTAGATACTGCAGAATTACTTTATGAAACCGGTAAAAATTATGGATTAAAAATTGAACAATTTATTTTTGATGTACTTACATTTACTTTAGCAACTGGTGAGGATGAATTTCTTGATGCTGGTAAAAATACTTTGGAAGGAATAAGTCTTGTAAAAGAAAAATTTCCCAATTGTTTTACTACTTTGGGATTAAGTAACATTAGTTTTGGATTGATGCCTTATGCTAGAAAAATTGTTAATTCTGTATTTTTACATCATGCAGTTAAAGTAGGATTGGATTCTGCAATAGTAAATGCTAAAGAAATTATTCCTTATGGTGAAATTGATTCTAAAGAAAAAAAATTAGCTGAGGATTTAATTTTTAATACTTATCCTGACGCTTTATCTGAATTAATTTCTTATTTTGAAAAGGCAGGACCTCAAACCAGTAATAATGTAAAAAAAGTTGATGTTGATCCTTCGTGGCCTCCTGGGAAACGAGCTAATTTTAGAATTGTAAATAGACTCAAAGATGGAATTCAAAATGATGTTGTTTGTGCAATTGCTGATAAACTTGGAAAAACTGACTTAATTTTAGATAAAGATGGAATATTGAGCCTAGATCTTCCTAAAGATGTGACTCATGCTGGAGCTATCAAGACTCTCAATGAAGATTTACTACCTGCAATGAAAGAAGTAGGTGATAAGTTTGGAGCAGGCGAATTAATTTTACCATTTGTTTTAAAATCTGCTGAATGTATGAAGGCCTCTGTTGGGGAACTTGAAAAATATCTAGTCAAGGAAGAAGGAACTAGTAAGGGTAAACTTGTTTTAGGAACAGTTTATGGTGACGTTCATGATATTGGAAAAAATTTGGTTAAAACAATTTTTCAAAATAATGGATATTCTGTATATGATTTAGGAAAACAAGTTCCGCTTCAAAAATTCTTAGAAAAAATTGATGAGGTAAAACCTGATGCTATCGGTTTATCTGCATTATTGGTTTCAACTTCTAAACAAATGCAATTTTTTGTTGAACATGCCCGAAAAAATAACATGACTGTTCCAATTCTTTGTGGAGGAGCTGCAATTAACAGTAATTACATTAATCGAATCGCTAAAGATGGTGGAATTTATGATCCTGGTGTGTTTTATTGTAATACAATGTTTGAGGGCCTAAAAACTATGGATACCTTAATTTCTGATGACAAACCAAAACTTTTGGAAGAATGGAAGACAAAATTAGAAAATTGGAAGGAGAAATCAAACACCGATGTTGATCCATCCACTCTTCCAAGAAGTAACGTCCAACCTGTAACTCCCCCTACTCCAAAAATAATTGGTAAACCCATTCGTTTGAAATTGGATCAAATCAATATGGCGGAAGTTTGGACAATGATTGATAAAAAATCTTTATTCAAATTATCTTGGGGATTGCGTGGAAAAGCAGGTTCTGAATCTGAAGAGGAACATGAACAATTACTTACTGAATGGAAAATGAAATTACTACGAGATAAATTAATTGAACCTGAAATTGTGTATGGATATTTCAAATGTCATAATAATGGACAAAAATTATTGGTTGAAAATCCTTCTGGAGATGATGTTGAATTTGATTTTCCACGATCTACTCGTCCTGAACATCTGTGTTTGACTGATTATTTTGGAGATGATGATATTGTTGCATTCCAATCTGTAACTGTTGGAACAAAGGTTGCAGATGTCCTTGAAAAATGGAATGATGAGGATAAATACTCTGATGCGTACTATCTTCACGGACTAGCTGTTGAATTAGCAGAAGCTTTAGCACAATGGGTTAATGTAAAAATTAAATCTGAATTAGAGTTAGATAAAGGCGGTTTGAGATATAGTTGGGGATTTCCTAGTTGCCCTGATGTGTCTCAACATCATTTAGTGTGGAAATTATTGCAACCTGAGAAATCTGGAATGACTATTACTGAATCTGGCCAAATCATTCCTGAACAATCTACTGCAGCCATTGTTATTCATCATCCAAATGCACAATATTTTGTAATTTAG
- a CDS encoding 5,10-methenyltetrahydrofolate synthetase, whose protein sequence is MTIRYEANPPKILPNINKNESIEKFVEKIKTISKKCDAIHLTENVLGHERVSPLEIGKILKKEIPDHPITVSLRVRDKNEEEIKKFVETCIVTNIEGILILMGDPSQSKSQDLGLIPSAVVSNLKKKYGAKIDLYLSISNKPNFLKIGKKIKANPKGFMTQVIQNIQQVQNLSDNLKEFSIIPIILFPSEKNQKSADFLGLNLEEYNNEFHKLVTETYKITEDILITSPNDFNGLREYLEKNW, encoded by the coding sequence ATGACAATTAGATATGAAGCAAATCCACCCAAAATTCTACCAAATATTAACAAGAATGAATCTATTGAAAAATTTGTAGAAAAAATTAAAACAATATCTAAAAAATGTGATGCAATTCACTTAACTGAAAATGTGTTAGGGCATGAAAGAGTATCACCATTAGAAATTGGGAAAATTTTGAAAAAAGAAATACCAGATCATCCGATTACAGTAAGCCTAAGAGTCAGAGACAAAAATGAGGAAGAAATTAAAAAATTTGTAGAAACTTGTATTGTTACAAATATTGAAGGAATTTTGATACTTATGGGTGATCCATCACAATCAAAATCACAAGATTTAGGTCTAATTCCCAGTGCAGTAGTATCAAATTTGAAAAAAAAATACGGAGCAAAAATTGATTTGTATCTTTCAATATCAAATAAACCAAATTTCCTAAAAATTGGAAAAAAAATTAAAGCAAATCCCAAAGGATTCATGACTCAAGTGATTCAAAACATTCAACAAGTGCAAAATCTTTCAGATAATCTAAAAGAATTTTCTATTATTCCAATCATATTATTTCCATCAGAAAAAAATCAAAAATCAGCAGATTTTTTGGGATTGAATTTAGAGGAATACAATAATGAATTTCATAAATTAGTTACTGAAACATACAAAATTACAGAAGATATTCTAATTACATCACCAAATGATTTTAATGGATTAAGAGAGTATTTAGAAAAAAACTGGTAA